In the genome of Odontesthes bonariensis isolate fOdoBon6 chromosome 20, fOdoBon6.hap1, whole genome shotgun sequence, the window GCTGGAACGTTCGCGAGACTTCCCCACTATCAATTAAAGGTATCGCGATAGGTGATATCCTCGCGATAACTGCAGTTTTTAGCAGCGCATTTATCCAACAACAGACGGTTACGTTGTAACAGATAATTCGTAATTTACCAAGTTTTATGAGctgctttaatttttttccctacCGTTTACctcttttgatgtttttaattCAAAGACTATGTGTTTATAACCATTTTTTTGCGACCATTACAGATTACTGCAATTATTTTGTTATTGGTCCTTGTAATTGAGATCAGATTAATGATGTCTTTATTTTAATACGTTGGTAATTTTCTCAgctaactatatatatatatatatatatatatatatatatatatatatatatatatataggagaAAATTGGTGACATGAGCCACcttttacatttaaataatCCTAGTGGATAATAAAATAAGATCTGCTAAAAATGATAGTTACAATTGACAGTTGATGTTGTGATACACGGGCTACAATGAGGTGAAAACAATGCTATAACTTGTGACAGTTTATGTGCTTGTTCATTTTGgatcacagaaaaaaacagatcaGCCGGAAATGTCACCAGATGTGTGGCATGGACCAGTTTAGTCCATGCCACACATAACTTTAGATGTCGATCTGTTGTTCTCTTGTCCAACCTGTTACCTAAACATTTTCCATAAAGACTGAGTGATCTTCTTGTGGCTTAGATTGACCATTTGAACGGTCAGATATCTACCTCAGTCTTTTTACAACGCAGTGATCAAATATTAACATGATAGCCTGCAATAACCTGCTCTGGGGTTTCCTCCTTTGCTTGACGACTTTATTTGCTCTCTACATGTTTTTAATTTTAAGATGGACTGAGTCATGTGAACTATTCCTCCTTAAACTGAGGTCATGATTGATTTTCTTTGATAAAGGCTTGGCTAATTGTGCCCATTTTACCCAATTCTCATGCTATAGCTCCTTAGCCAAAAGCAATTAAGATAATATTTCACCCAGCCTGAAATGTTACTCAAGGTGTTGTGAGTAATCTGTTATGTTGCTTatgaaatattggtttattgcATCTTACAAGCTGGATCAATTGTGtactttaataaataaattaaaaaatacagtAATTTCCATCAGCATCCCCTGGCCATGGTGCAAGCAAATCCAATCTTTTTAACACAAAGTGCTAAATTctcatcagttttttttctcaaaaagcAGTCAGCATTTGATTCACCGCTTAAAAACTTTTTATCAGACTGTTTTCAAAGGAGATACATCCATCAAAATCACAATAATCTATCGCTAAATGATTTCTTTGTAGAAAATGTACGCATGTGAACATTAGAAAATACCTTTTATACAGTGTAGTTTGTGAGTAAGAACCAGAAAAGTATCCATATTAAATCCTGTTCCTGGAAATAAAGCAGCTCATATAATTTCAGTCTTAACCAACATGTCACATCtttgtttattgtatttttaattGCAGATGCTACAATATTTAACAAAAGTTTAAGTAGAACACATCCAAAGGCAAGTTTCATTGAACAGAGGGacgaaagaaaagaaatgatctGACATAAAATAAGACTGATATGCATGTCATCTTTAAATGCTTGCACAGTCTAAACATTCGTTTTCTTGGTCAGTTCCCCTGTGGAACTAAACTGTAACTCACAAAGGCAAAATGCAAACTTTTGAATGGTTGTGGGTTATTAAGACATGCAGCATACTAGATCAAATGAGAGCGACGCTTGCATTGCGTCGCTTCAAGATTTCGTCCTAAGTAAACCCTCTGATTGCCACAAACAAATATGTACACCACAATCCAACTGTCTAAGGGAGTTCATGGCTCCTGCCTTCAGAGACACAATGTTAAGTAGGTTTGACACAGAGTAGAGTAAGTACTGTAAGCAATGACTGTACAGCAGCATAACCGTTATGAAACTGCCACCTCATGGACCCAGAATACAAAAGAAACGAAGCAGAGCGAAATGagtctaacaaacaaaaagtgtGTTTGCTGGAGACCGATCCGACAATTAtctgttgttggttttttttgtatcCACCGATTAGTTTTCGTTAAGGCAAAATCTACCCAAATCTGGCCTTTTACATCTCCGTATCTGGCAGAGCTCCACAGCACATCCTATTTTTGTGTTTGCGTGGGCTGCGGTGCCATCACTTCTCAAAGTTCACATTGCTATTGTCTGAAATAAAAGCTCAGCAGATGCATTCAAAGCAACGTACTCCAGGGATCACGCTTCAGCATCTAAAATCCATGGAAAAAGATACATTCTTATGCATAACGTCACTGATTAGAAAGTACAGAACTGGGTAGATTTTGCCTTTCAAAGATTTCTAAATATTCACAAAACAGATTTAATACAAAAGTAAAGCAGTagtattttctaaatgtttatATCATATTTCCAACACATTCCCCGCAATCATGTGGGGTTGTGCTTTTAAACCAAACGCCGATGCGCTCAGATTTATTTATACACTTATACATTTATACTGCAGCTCTTCCCATATCAATAATGACTGCAGCAGAGGCCATAATTATCTGATCCAAATGTCCAACAGACAGTAGCTGCGGCTCTTAATAGAGCTGCCGTTTATCAGGAGTCAGTTCatttacacattcacacaggcTGACTTCAAAACAAAGAGACAGGAGCAAGTCTTAAAGGACATACCAGGTATCAAACTGAAGTCAACCTGAATGGGTTCAATTCCAAATTGCAAAGTTGGGCACGACGCTGTTTCATGAGGAGATTCTGATCCAAAGTAAATTGCCATCAGCAGGCACTTTGCAAGTCTTTGGCTTTCAGAATGctttcacaggaaaaaccctTAAGAGCACTGCAGGCTAAAAGAGAGGCATCATCTCACTGCTCGTCACTGCATTTCCACGTGGCATGTTAGGTTGTGTGAGAAGTAGCCTTTAACCCAGGAGTTACTCTGCGTGTTGGAAAAcataagaggggaaaaagaaagggaGACTTGTGCAATGCAATCGTTCACAgttacaaagagaaataaagaagTCATCTGAATGAGTATCAACAGTGCACGCAGGACGGAAAACTGAATTCCTAAAAAAAGGAGATTGACTAAAGGCTTGTGATGAAGAGAGGTTTTAGCAAATCATTGTTTACAATTCAGTGTGAATACTTAAAAGCGGCGATTGGAGTGCAACAGATAAAATGTCCTGTCGATGAAATGTCCTTCGGAGATAATAGCTGCTGCATCTGTAAGTAAAACATATCTGTTCTCAATAGTGGCATTATGGAAAACCTAAGTTGTCAAGATATATTAAGGCATGATAGCCCTTTCAGGCAGGGACGGTGTGGATCTTCCACTGCTCTGTGAGGTTGCCGGACTCAGCCATGTTACGGACCTCCAACCAGAAGAGCCTTCGGTTTCTCTCTCTTTGAACTGGcgtttttttccctccatcaCACGGGGTTAATTCACTGACTGTCGAGGCTCAGCATCTGTCTGTTCCCCTGCTCCTCGCGTTTGCAGCTGTGTTACCCTGCCCGCCGCCCTCTCCCTTTCTCCACCTGCGTGGTCAATGCCCCGGGCCCCTCTGTTCAGGCCAGCCGCTGTAGTGACCCCTCCTCACTGCGCGCTCCCAGTGGCGAGCGTTCGCACCCGGTGTCGGCTGATGGCGTCCTCCAGGAAACCTGCCACCTTTTCACTGTCTTcctgcagagcaaaaaaaaagacacgatTAAAaatctatttgttttttttttttagtaaaagttcaccaggaaagaaagaaaagaatctgTCCCGAGTACCTCATTAATGAAGGCGTAGTGAACAAGTTCACAGGCAAGGTCTTTGGGGGTGTCCGCTGAAAGTTTCACAGAAAACGTTTCAGTTAGAAAACAAGTCTGaaggtttttaatttttttctgtgaCTGTGCGAGTTgttaaaaagacattaaaacCACCTGCAGGTAAAGTGAGTAAAGCTGTTACAGCCTCATCAGGACAGCAGCAAAAACCGCTTAAGATCCTCTAAGATCCCCAGATACCAATCTGACTGAATCTGTGGGGAACAGCCTAATCCGCCTCAACCTACAGGGACCGAAGAAGTAAGTGCTAACTCCCCGCTGCCAGACACACTCTTTGTCCCACACTCTGACTGGTCAGATCAGCATGAAGATGCCTTAATCAATATCAGGCaagtggtcataatgttatgaaTGATTGTGTTTATGTTAACAAATATTTTTTATGTCTAAGTATGCATTTGTAACCTAATGGGGGAAatgtttagaagaaaaaaaaatagaataatctTACTTTAATCTCCAATAAACAGCTGTTGCCAACTTACTTGGGAGGATGTCACAGCTGAGCTGCCTGTGAAGTTTGTCATCCATCTTCAGAAACAAAGAGagctgcggggggggggggggggggggggggcaatgaTACAATAacatttaaatcatgctgctaAAGACCCCAGAAGCTTCATCACTGTAGCCAATAACCTTTACTGTCAAGAAGcccagttaaagggatagtttgcctcttttgacatgaagctctatgacatcccatattagcaatatcatttatgaacatgttcttaccccctgctgcgtcctgtgagccgagttccagcctcgttttggtgttgatgaaggtagtccggctagttggctggggcttaaaaaataaagcgtcttgcttctcaaaacaatatgcgttcaaaagagtaatacatttgcatcacaaaatcgttctccaggaaaaagtcagacctcacaatcgcttggcgccattTTCTTATTATCTTATTAATATCTTTCTTATTATTTCTATTATCTTCGTGTCACTACGTGCTGCCgactgccgcgcctgttacggtgtttgctgctcggaagcaggggactgctcggtctgcacggtctacacagcaggcagtgatacgaagggagagaaaatagcgccaagcaattgtgaggtctgactttttcgtggagaaatattttgtgatgcaaatgtattactcttttgaacacatattgttttgagaagcaaaacgctttattttttaaaccccagccaactagccggactactttcatcaacgcctaaacgaggctggaactcggctcacaggacgcagcagggggtaagaaaatgttcataaatgatattgctaatatgggatgtcatacagcttcctgtcaaaagaggcgaactatccctttaaagcgccTGTGGTACAATGCGACTCACATGAGTTTTGGTCCCTTCTTCGTTTGACTCCAGATTACAGTGCATCTGAACAACCTGCAAACAAACACACTTTGTCAAAGACATGCAGAAAAATGAGACCAGAGCAAAGTTCCCTTTGTGTGTTTTGGGTGATGATAGATGGAGGCGGTCATCATTTCCATTACACGTTCTGCAAACTGGAACAGGTTTATCTTACAGCAGGGGCTCTAAATGATGCTAAATGGCACAAATGGCTTGAGGAAAGCAGCTCATATCACCACAGCTTACATCCTTGACATGACTCCGGCATTTTTTAAGCGGTTTTATTACTTCTCTTTGCCATTTTGGTGAAGTCTAACACTCTAACCTTTCTCGTCTCTGTCTCCTGGGGTTCAGGAGTCGGCGTCTTCACACTCTCAACCTGCTCCTGAGACAAGGAGAGAGCTCGAGGGACGGGGTGAGGACGGGATGAGGCAAAGTTCATCAGCGGGTAAATCCCATTcctgaggagaggaaaggaaacgaCGTCACGCTGAAATCCCCACGTGACTCCCGACACAAAACAAGTTATAGACTGCAGCTCCACTTACTTGACATCCTCCAGAAACTTGTCAAGTTCCAAAGGGGAAACGTGAGAATACCTtcaggacagagagagagaacaggGAGTTATGCACGAGCTGCCATGTTGTGTTTACAGACGgctaaaaataaaaagggaCTATTTGGTTTTACTTGAGCTGAACTCCCTGTCTGTCCTCATGTTTAATCTCTGCCATGACAGCGTTGGGGTCGAAGGACTTGGTCTTCTCCTCCACGCAGTTTTCTGGGAGCAAGTCTGTCGATGAAACAACGTCAGCGTCAACAAAATGATCCGACACAAGTCAGTCTGCAAAAAACACGATTTCTTTCAGGGCCTTGAACTGTGATAATTAGAATTCTGCTAACATTTAAGGAATAAAACGTTTAGTTCATTTGCTCCGAGGAGAGGCAACAGGCGAGTGTTGTGTGGAAATGTTGGCAGCTCGGGACGTGAAAGTGAGAAACTCACACTGGTTGTTGATGAGGCAGTGGGCGGCAAGCAGTTTGAGGGAGTGGACTTCGAACAAGACTCGGTGGAACAGAAGGTCGTGAGCTGTGGGACGGAATTTGGCGTCGTGACGCAAACAAGACTGTGTGAACTCCTGCAGAGAGCAAAGGGACATTCAGCTCAACGCCACAGTACAGCACAACCCAGTTTAGTGTGAATCAGCGCGCCTTCAACTGAAATCTGTGCAGGTTTTACTGACACCTGCGTGCTAAAACTGGACAAAGTCCCGGTGTGTGTTCTGAAATAATCCCAGAAGCAGCACAGCGTGTGTGTGGGCGAGTGTTAATGAGTACTACAGAACAGTTTGTCTTCCTGCGCGGCTTCCTTGGTGTGCTGTATATTTAGGACATGAAGTGAGACTCACTCTCATGAGAGGGTCTTCCAGAGATTGACCTGCATTGACTATGGCCTCCTTGGACACAGCAGTGTCTCCATTGGCCTGGATCTCCAGTACCGCCATCTGCAGGCACAAATGAAACGTTAACACCAGCTTAGGCAGATCCAGACAGATGGAAATCTCACAGATCCGTTTCTCTCACCTCAAGAGCACAGATGCCAAATGAGAAAATGTCCATGGCATAATCATCTTCGCCGGCTGGAGATAAAATAGGAGGAAAGATGAGGAAAGAGGGTAAAAATGAAGCTCTTTAACTGGACCTACTGCTCCACTAAATATCCAAAACATAGGCTTAGAGTTAATTGCAGCCTCAGCTTTTACCCGGTTACCCTCTTGAGCAGTTAAGAGGTCACAATTTTCCAACAGCCATCAGACAAAAGAccatttcagctgcttttgttattttgttcatcgtttttattttcatgcccaAAACGAGAACAACGGTTGTCTTCCAAGCCCATcatagtagaaaaaaaaaaaagaaaatcttctgGGTGCAGATTACTGCTTTCAAACGATTTTTTTAATAGCTAAGAATATCTTTGATTACGTCATCATTAAAACACAGAATGAACCGTGCTACAGATGGTAAATGGCTGCTGGATCAAACAGTTCAGGAACTGATTTAAGCTTTTCTAAATAAAAGGCACTCACCTCCATATTCTGGAGCAAAAAAATGAAGATTCCTCTGCTCGTCGCGGTGTTGCCTGCTTTTACCGTGGACGCTGGCCTCTGGGAACACTGGTCAGAGAGGACAGACTCCAGATGAAACACACAAATGAACAGATATGAGGAACGTGTAATCTGCAGCGTGATGTAGGTCGTACCGTTCACAAAGAGCCGATGCCAAACTGTGGGAACAAAATCAAACACAACAAAGATTTTTATTCTTCTTCGTCACACTGCATGATAACAGGTAGCTTCAGATATCCACTATGTCAGGTAGCAGAGCAACAAAAAAGCAGTTGCAGTATCAGAAAAAGCACTGCTGGGAGCAGACCTGAGCCAATCTTGATGAGGCCGTTGTGCTGGATGAAGATGGTATCACACGTCAGGTTGCCGTGGATTATCGGTGGGTCACAGGAGTGCAGATAGCTGCCAGTAAACAGTAAAGCATCTCGTTAGTATTCTAGCTGGAATGACAGGAATCTCTCAGGTCAACCTCCCACAAAGGAGGATTAATTAGTACCTGAGCGCAGAGAGAATCTGGGTGCACCATCTCTTCCAGGCCTGAAATGAAATGAAGGAGGAAAAGTATGGATACCGTCTGCAATAGCCTTTTAAAATTAGCCTTTTAAAAAGGCCAGATGATGTGTTTTAACACCAAACAAAGGAcaaagcagctgcagaagcacaCAGCCAGACAGAGAGAAATTAATCTCTAATTCACAGCATCACCAGGGTAAGATAGATATGCTGTATGTCTGGGCAGACTGAGCCACCAGGGTGTTACATAACCTTCTGTCTTGTTGCAGTTATGGATCTGAGTAGCGGTTGGACTGCAGTACTCTGTGCCGCCACAAGACAGACAGAACACAGCACAGTGTGCGGCCAGAGTGAAAATACTGACTTTCACATTCATTGTCTTGTGGTTCTTCTTCGTCTTCTTCAGGAATTGCTTGAGGCTGCCTGACGACATGTATTCAGTGATGAATATAACCTGTGAGCCACAAATAAAAGAAGCGGTCAGATCAAAAGTGCACGTGTGAAAAACAACAAGGAGAGCAAATGaagagagaataaaaaaaaactcacccgAGCTTGGCTCTCCTTCATGTCGAGCCAGTACTTGTGGAACTTGACGATGTTGGGGTGTTCGACCTGCATCAAGTTCTCAAACATCACCTTAATCTTCTCCTGGACAACATGCACAACACACACATCAGGGCCTCCGATGCACAGCCATCAAACGCTAAAACTTTGCTCATTTTTCACAACGATTAGCAGGGAAATCAATTATGTTCTGTTGAGAGAACATAACATGATATTTCCTGGGCTTGTCTCACTCAATTCTAATCAGAGTTTGTTGATAAAAGATGAACAGCTTCTGGGTCTGACAAGTACAGCCACTATAAAAGTGCATCACACCTGCATTCTCCCTTACGGCCAGCAGGAGGCGCCTTTGTGGTTGCTATGCCTGAGTAGAGGTAAATGAAACAACTACTCCTCACTCATTTATTGCCTTTCAATACAGCATGATCGTTTTGTAATTTTTGATCCCAAGTGGTGCAAATAAGCTTTGGGACATGATAGTATGTTTGTTGATAATAGCATATTTGGAGAACCCGACCTGATTTAAAGCTCTGCACCCCCACTGTGATGGTCTAACGCCAAGATATATGATATTTGCCTTTGATATTTAAGTGTTGATATTTCTCAGCCAGGCACCGGGAAGCCTAAGAAGCCTTTAATGAAATCACATGTTGaaaaaacagaaccagaacaaagaCGTTTTGCTCTGCACGTACATCTGGGTAAAAAGGCTTCTTTGTACTTACAGCTGTACGACCCTCTGCACAGTATTAGAGAAAATACTTTCCACTAACAAAGATGGTCTCCAGCCTAATTGATCCCAGCCTCTTTTGTTACTTTTGCCTCTTGGTGCCGACGACATCAGAACATTTGCCCAAAGAAACCCTTCTAACAGGACAGGGCTGCTCTGCGATGTTCCTCAGTGAGACACACCTCTCACATGTAACAGAAGGTCATTGAAAACAAACCAGATTATATTTGTCTGTGAAGGCTGCTTCAGTATGCATGCATACTAAAAACCTGCATTATGAACTATACCTGCAACAGGAGTCACTACAAGGGGAGCAGCTGTGTATGGTTTTGCCCCTCTTTTGTTGTTAGCTCTGCTTCTTTTAGAATATCTTCCTGGAGACTCTAACCAGGGATAAATCTGCAAATATACAATGGCTCCAAGCCCTATATACATAGAAACTGTTGCAATGTCATATGcaactgaatgaaaatgaaataaaagcaaaactCGAGCCAAAAACTTTATCCAAACTAAAATATTAACACATTTGGCTTCTTTCAACTGCACCGTTATAAAGAGACCTATGACAACCAAACTGCCACTGAAACTGTTAAATAATCAACATGTACGTAAAGGTAAAGGTAAAAAAGTGTCACAATACCTCCTGTGCTTTGAAGACCTTCTTGTCAGAGAAGAGCACTTCATTCCACACCACCTCCACCCCCTCTTCTGTGTCCATGGCCAAAGAGGCGCTCTCCACACCTGGGACATTACCCTGGCTGACCTGCAGGGGGCGGACGGAAACAGATGTAGCATTTAGCTTAATGCTAGCCAACATGCTAGTGCTAATTGTCCTGACTTTGATACAACTTCAAAACCTGTGTTTACACATTTTGTGCCACTCGAAGCAGTAGAAACTAACTTCAAACACAACATCCCAAATTATAGTTAAACATTTGACCTGTTGACAGCATAATATCAGAAAAACAGCAGGGTTTGTGCTGCCTCGAGTCAATCTGCAACGGTTCGTTGTTCTAGTACTTTTAAGGAGAATACATACAATCAGCCACATAAAAAtgttcttaaaatgaaaacaacatTTAACACGATTATTTCTGGTAAAATTATATAATTCAGAGTAACACTTATTGTAACAAGCCTATTTACACATGACAGCTAGCATGGAGTCAGATTAGCACTCAGCTGGAGTTGTGTTTAGTCCAATATTCATTCTTCTTTCACCTTTATTTGGTTTTCACCTTCTTAAGAGCCAATAACTCTGCTATGTTCACCAGCTGGACACTAAGTTGAAGACTGAAGACTTAAATAATTGGTTTATTTGTATACGATAACAAACCTATTCTTCGCCTGATTCCACCCCTTCTCTTGGCCTCCATCACTCAAAAATGTACAGGAAGTTTTTGTCTTTGACCGCATGACTTGTTAATCATCCCTAAAGCCCGTTCTAAATTTAGGGAAAGGGATGATTTAAATATGCTGCTGAATCAGTTGCAGAACAAGCTGCTTtcattaaacagatttaaagaaGTTGTTCATAATTCAGAGGTAGCAGCACCTGGTTGTAAATTTTGTTGCTGCCTGAAATTGCTCTACTTTGTCCACTTCTCAtgcatgtttgttattgtcacACTGTAAGTGCATTATGTGTAAATCATTTGTGCATTGTTGCTTAGCTGCTGCCCGTCTTACCCAGGACACACTttaaatcaaacacactttaaatCTTAAAGAGTTCAATCTTGCCAGAAATGGTCAATTGTCACATCAGATGTCAGTGTTGCTATAAATGTctaaagtaaaacaaaagaGCAGTTAGGAAGTTAGAGATCTGATACTGCAgctgcaaacaaaacaaaaggaaggtGGAAATTTCCATTCAGAGGCTCCAATGCCTCAGTTAAGACACTAAAATGACTTGTGACAGTATGGTTGAGACACCAAGAGGCAATGCCACACACTCCCACAACTCATGTCCAGGACAAGCATATCTAAACTAACAAATGAGCAGCCTGAGCCTAAAAGTTCTGTAAACAGCAGTGCATTTAATATTCAACGAGAACAAGGCTGGATTTAAATTACTGGCACTCAACCCTGATATCCACTAAAAGCCCAGTGCAATGTATCAGCAGATTAGGACTCTGGCAGCACCATTGATAACAagttcaaaacaaaacaatacagTAGTGTCTACAGTGTAATATCACATTCAGTGTTCCATCCATTTGTGCCTGAGAAGGCGTAGTAGCGGACTGATGGGAGATATCAAATACCACGAGCCAGCTATAACACGATGAACCATAGAGAGGGGCGAGGGGATGAGCAGCGGCTTTTGTAAAGAGGGACGAGACGGATTAGCGGGAGACTGTCGCAGAGGTAGAAATGAGGGGATTGTGGACGGGGAGATTTAGAGAGATGAGACACAAGCCACAAGATGGAGGAGGTGGCACCAAAGTAACAAGAACTGCAAAGGAACAAACAAAGCAGAGTGAAGTGAAGAGAGTAGCCAGGACGACAATCTGGCAGACGCAGACAGCCCGGGGCTCTATCGCTGCATGAGGCGGCGCAGCAGCAAAGAGCTCAAAGACTGCTCATCACAGGATATTACGGTCCCAGCTCGGTCGGCCTGATGTAACCTCCCGCTACATTACCAGCGGTGCTGGTGCAGCGAGTAGAGCGGCTGGGATCAACGTCCAAGGCAACAACCGCAATGCAAGACCCACAAATCGATACAAATCCTGCACCTCGTCAGATGGATGGGAAGTGGTTTGTGCTTACAAATAAAAGTTTTTACCATATTCAATGACTGCCTCAGCAGTTTTATAAAACATGGTTTTATACAGACTGACATCACGTTTGACAGAGATGTTCACGCTGCCCCAGGAAACACTAAAAACTTCAGTCTTTCCCTTTAGCATCAATATAAGCTCTTTTGACAAGTCATTTTCCACACGACTGTATCAGTTTCACAACTCTGACATTAAACTGACAACTCAGCATTAAACTGCAACATTAGTTCCCATCCCACCCTGGTACAACGCATTCTGGGACAGTCGTGCTTTAATTCCCTCGACCTTGATGCCGTCTTTGCTCtatttttcaaaacaaagcTGATGTTTTTCAGTTAAGTAGGATATGAGTGCATGAAGTAATCACTCTGTCAGCAGTGCTGCTGAGAGGTGGATGCGGGTTTAGTTTTAATCCAGTAAGTGATCACAAGAAATCCTGTCAAAAAAGGTTCTCCTCACTTCTATCCCTCCAAGTCTTCCATTTTTTGTTCTTGCCAAACTCATTCTCATGTTCGCCCCAGTGAGCAGTATATAAGATGAGAACATTGGGACATTTCTATGTTAT includes:
- the LOC142370519 gene encoding nuclear receptor-binding protein 2-like, which translates into the protein MTMSVPERKSGSEGKEEESEDESEILEESPCGRWQKRKEQVSQGNVPGVESASLAMDTEEGVEVVWNEVLFSDKKVFKAQEEKIKVMFENLMQVEHPNIVKFHKYWLDMKESQARVIFITEYMSSGSLKQFLKKTKKNHKTMNVKAWKRWCTQILSALSYLHSCDPPIIHGNLTCDTIFIQHNGLIKIGSVWHRLFVNVFPEASVHGKSRQHRDEQRNLHFFAPEYGAGEDDYAMDIFSFGICALEMAVLEIQANGDTAVSKEAIVNAGQSLEDPLMREFTQSCLRHDAKFRPTAHDLLFHRVLFEVHSLKLLAAHCLINNQYLLPENCVEEKTKSFDPNAVMAEIKHEDRQGVQLKYSHVSPLELDKFLEDVKNGIYPLMNFASSRPHPVPRALSLSQEQVESVKTPTPEPQETETRKVVQMHCNLESNEEGTKTHLSLFLKMDDKLHRQLSCDILPTDTPKDLACELVHYAFINEEDSEKVAGFLEDAISRHRVRTLATGSAQ